One part of the Malus sylvestris chromosome 2, drMalSylv7.2, whole genome shotgun sequence genome encodes these proteins:
- the LOC126589117 gene encoding uncharacterized protein LOC126589117 codes for MFEIRAAVARFDLSNGWWYKACPICFKHIKPKPQSDLLVCPTDDIQNPIAWFKVSLILEDANDETNAIIIGKSAEELFGITCEELVINKSFCDQKELPQQILRVKGQIKLFQLRLGKVKNDTSRNDLLIQTVFKDQAQIHPSNNNKDDEAISNLGKKHMVHEMLPSTPPLSLKKSLPSSPTESSSSSKKRQREPVKKSLFTSIPTKKPKSDTTSGYSEETDGENVANTDKTPSD; via the exons ATGTTTGAAATAAG AGCAGCAGTTGCAAGGTTTGATTTGAGTAACGGCTGGTGGTACAAGGCATGTCCAATCTGCTTCAAACATATAAAACCAAAGCCCCAAAGTGACTTGCTGGTTTGTCCAACTGATGATATTCAAAACCCTATTGCTTG GTTCAAAGTTAGTTTAATTCTTGAAGATGCCAATGACGAAACCAATGCCATCATTATAGGTAAATCAGCCGAAGAACTATttggaatcacatgtgaagaaTTAGTAATCAACAAAAGTTTCTGTGACCAAAAGGAATTACCACAACAAATACTCCGAGTAAAAGGTCAAATCAAACTTTTCCAACTCAGACTTGGAAAAGTTAAAAATGACACAAGCAGAAATGACTTGCTCATCCAAACTGTTTTCAAGGATCAAGCACAAATTCACCcttcaaacaacaacaaagatgaTGAAGCAATAAGTAACCTTGGGAAGAAACATATGGTTCATGAAATGTTACCGTCCACACCACCACTCTCACTCAAGAAATCTCTACCTTCATCTCCAACTGAGAGCAGTTCAAGTTCAAAGAAACGACAAAGGGAGCCAGTCAAAAAGAGTCTTTTCACCTCTATACCAACAAAAAAACCTAAGAG TGATACCACAAGTGGATACAGTGAAGAGACCGATGGCGAGAATGTAGCAAACACAGATAAAACTCCCAGTGATTAG